CTTAATACTCATAAGGCTTTATAATAAGTTTATATGATGAAATATAGCCTTGACCTGAAAAAATTTAAGCAATACCTGGCTCAACAAGGTTATCGTGGCATGGCTGATTTTGCTCGCAAGGCTAAGATCCACCGCAATACGCTACAAAACCTCATTCGCGGTAAAGAATTATTTTGTCGGGCTTTTTCAAAAATTGCAGCCAAATTAAAAGTTGATCCCCTCGATCTCATGAGCCCTCAATTTAGCATTTCTACAAAAGTTAAAAACGTTCAATTAATTTACCCCTTTGTTGTTCGGTTACTGAAAGAAGATAAAAATATAACTTTAGTCTTATTGGGTTCACGAGTGACCGGACAAATGAAAAAATATTCTGATTGGGATATTGGTGTGCTTCGCTATCCACAACCTTTAACCGGTAAAGAATTTTTAAAACTTAAAGGGATTCTTGATGAGATGAGCGAAGATTTTGTTTATCAGATTGATCTCATCAATCTTAATCAAGCACCTCATTGGTTTTTAGAAAGCATTCAACATAATGTTATCTATCTAGAAGGAAACCTAGAAGGGTTTAGTTATCTGCAAGGAATATTTAATGGAATCGAAAAAGAAAAAGCTGCTTAAAGCTAAAAAAAATTTAGAAGCGGCTCTCAAGCAATATCAACAAAACTCGAATGAACTCAATTTTTTGACCGTCGTTAAAACCTATGAAATTGTCGTGGAGTATGCATGGCGTGAATTAAAGCTAGTCGTTGAAGATGAAGGCCTAGAAGCACCCTCTCCAAAAATGGCAATCAAACAAGCTGCGAAGCTTAATTATCTTAATAAACCTGAAGTTTGGCTACTGTGCATTGATGCTCGAAATAACAGTGTTCATGATTACTTTGGGATTTCAGAAAAAGAATATATTGAATTGGCTAAAAATCTTCTAGTGCTTATGAAAGAAGCAAAAGTCTTCCAAACATAAACTATTTATAGTTGTAGCCTATCCCAATTTGTAAACCACCTTGAAATAATGGCACGCTGAAAATTTACCGATGAATGGTGATCATTTCCCAGCTAATAATTCTTCTAAGGCATAGAGGGTTTTTTGAGGGAAGCGTTCCTGGGAATAATACTCGGTAATAACTGCTAAGGCTTGTTGATAAGTTTCAATATTAAGATTTCTTAATAAATAGCGGATATCTTCCAAATCATGAAATTCTTCGCCAATCCTCATGGCCAAACATTTCATGGCCAGTAAATATTCTGACTTTGCCACAAAAACTTTCAAATGGCTTAAGGCAAGATAAGAACAAAAACCCCCTTTTTCACTCAAATAACCTTTAACTCCGTCATTGAGCCAATTTTCAGAAATACCCGCCTTCGTTGCGACTCTTTTTGCCGCTTCTCGAACTTTGGAAGCTGGCCGAAAGTAACCATCTATATCTTTAGTAGAAGGTCGGGCATTGAAAGCTAAACACATCACTGCACCACCCACTAAATAAAGCTCCCCTTGAATAGAAATATTTTTCAATTCTTCGTTTAGCAACTTAAATAGTCGTTCAATATCTCGTTTTGATAGCATTTAAATTTGATCTCCCAGGCTTGCATCAATAAAGATATTGCGCCTACGAAAGCTCGGCAGTGCTTGAGTCAAAAGATGAAGTCGTAACGATTCAAGATCAGAACCAAAGACAGGCTTTAGCAAAGGAGGGATTTCACTTAACCAGTGTGGTGGTTCTATCCCCTTTTTCTGCGCAGCATATTCCAACATAGCGGCCAGGTAATTGAGCCAATAAGGATCTGCAATCATTCTAGGAGGATCTTCCACCACCCCCGTAAATTCTTGGGCAGAAAGCTTGGTTAAAAATTCATTGAGTTCGGCTAAAACAAACCTAGGCTCTTGCCCATGGGCCAGGCGCCTTACGAGCGAATGAAATACTTCTTTTTGAGGTGGTAAAATTTTAGTTAAAATCCACTCCGACATATCTAGGTTGGTCTTTCTTGCCAAAATTTTAAGAGCCCTTTTTTGCTGTGGACTTATTCGAATTTGTAGCTGGGCAGTTTTAGTTTCCATCGCATGATTAATATAGGTTGATTATTTTTATATGTCAATACTAATGTATTGACATTAAAGTCAGGACATCTATGACTTAATATTAACCACTCCTTACAATAAGCCTTGTGGCCTCCCCCAAAATATGGAATCATGACCCGCACAAATGATGCCTTTTTTCTGGATTTTTTTAGCATTTTATTTGGTTTATTTTTTCAGCTCTTATGGGCTGGATATACTTAATTTGGCTCAGCTTAAAAAGCATGCAGGGCAAATCCCTCCTCTATTCAAGCCCTATATTGATGAAGCCAATTATCAAAAGACGCAAGAGTATACCCGGGCTAAAACTCACTATCTATGGGCTCACCGTGCCTTTGATGCGTTGATTCTTTGGGGCCTGCTCTTAACCGGCATTTTTGCTAAAGTTGATGTTTGGTTGGGGCATTATTTTTCCGGCTATTTGCATAGCCTGGTCTATTTATTTTTCTTTGCTGGGGTTTTTTATGCCTTGGGGCTCCCTTTTGCGATTTATCACCAATTTGTTTTAGAAGAACGCTTTGGCTTTAATAAAACGACTGCCAAGACCTTTATTATCGATCAAATTAAAACCTTAGGCCTATCTTTAATCATTGGCGCTCCGCTGCTGTTATTAATTTTGTGGTTGATTAAGACCACCGGCACCTATTGGTGGGTATGGGGTTGGCTGGCTATTTTGTTTGTTCAATTTTTGGTGGCGGCATTATTTCCTGTTTTGTTGGCCCCTATTTTTTATAAATTCACTCCCTTGGCCGAAGGAGAATTAAAACAAAAAATTATTGCCATTGCCCAAAAAATTAAATTTAAAATGTCAGGCATTTTCACGATTGATGGCTCAAGGCGCTCGGGCCATTCTAATGCCTTCTTTGCAGGCTTAGGTAAAACTCGTCGGATTGTTTTATTTGATACCTTAGTGACCCAACTCACCACCGATGAACTGGTGGCCGTGTTGGCCCACGAGATGGGCCACAATATTAAAAAACATATTCGCAACGGGCTGATTTTATCGAGCCTCACTTCACTCCTTGGGTTTTACGTGCTCGCCTTACTGCTTCACCATGCGCCTTTCTATCTATCTTTTGGGATTTCAGCCCCTAGTATTCACATAGGATTTTTATTGTTCGGTCTTTTTTATTCGGCCGTAACCTTTCCCTTTGAACCTTTTTTAAATTGGATTTCGCGCAAACACGAATACGAGGCCGATCAATTTTCTGTAGAAGTCACGACCGACAAAGCAAGCATGACCCAATCTTTGATCAAGCTCTCTAAAGATAATTTATCGAATTTAACGCCCCACCCTTGGTATAGTTTTTTTTACTATTCCCACCCCACCACCTTAGAACGTGCTGAGGCTATAGCCTTTCAGAAATCGCCTAGATCAAGGCGAAAATAAATTTTCAAGCGAGACGTACTTTGATGGTACGTTGAGCGCAGAAAATTTATTTCAACGCAGAGATAGGCGATTTATGGAAGGCGGTTTACCAGTAATCTTCTTTATGAAGGGTGCCTCGCTCAGCGCCGTGATCGAGAATAAAGCCGTACTTTGAAAGGTCATCGACAATCCCCTGGATCATCCCGGGATTACCACACATAAAAACTTCTATCTTTTTGGGATCCCACACCACGCCACACTCTTTTTCTAAAATCCCGCCTCGAATATTATCGTTGATACGACCGGCGATCCCTTTCCAATTGGGGCTTTCCTTGGGCCGTGAAACCATGGGCAAATAAAAAAAGTTTTTATTTTGGCTGGCATAATTTTTTAATTCTTCATCATAGCCTAAATCGCCAGCAATACGCACCCCATGCACCACAATAAATTTGCGTTTTTGGTTAGAGTTAAAATGGGTTCGAATCATGCTCATATAAGGTGCTACCCCAGTACCCGTTGCAATCATCAAAACATCTTTATCTGCGGGGCAATCATCTAAAATAAATTTACCGGTAATTTTGGGGGCCATCCAAAGTTTGGCCCCAACTTTTAAATTAAAGAGCCTTGGCGTTAGTTCGCCTTCGGGAACCAACACAATATAAAATTCTAAGTTGTCTAAATTTTTTGGAGAACTGGCTACCGAATAGGCACGCCGAATCATTTTATTGGCATCTTGGCTGGAAGGCGGCGTGGTGCCTGAAAAAGCGGGCTCGTGGCTTAATAAACCTAGGGTGGCAAATTGGCCGGCCTTAAAAGCGTTTAAAGGAAAATCAGGCTTTACCGTAAGGATGTCTAAGCCCTCATAAAGGGTCTTACGGTTGATCAAAGTGGAATTATATTCCAAAGCCATGCATGCTCCCTACAGTGCTTGTTTATTCCTGCAAAGAAAAAAATGACTGATCCTCATCAGGTAGGAGGTAAGGGTTTATGGCTATT
The nucleotide sequence above comes from Deltaproteobacteria bacterium. Encoded proteins:
- a CDS encoding nucleotidyltransferase domain-containing protein yields the protein MMKYSLDLKKFKQYLAQQGYRGMADFARKAKIHRNTLQNLIRGKELFCRAFSKIAAKLKVDPLDLMSPQFSISTKVKNVQLIYPFVVRLLKEDKNITLVLLGSRVTGQMKKYSDWDIGVLRYPQPLTGKEFLKLKGILDEMSEDFVYQIDLINLNQAPHWFLESIQHNVIYLEGNLEGFSYLQGIFNGIEKEKAA
- a CDS encoding ferredoxin--NADP reductase, with the translated sequence MALEYNSTLINRKTLYEGLDILTVKPDFPLNAFKAGQFATLGLLSHEPAFSGTTPPSSQDANKMIRRAYSVASSPKNLDNLEFYIVLVPEGELTPRLFNLKVGAKLWMAPKITGKFILDDCPADKDVLMIATGTGVAPYMSMIRTHFNSNQKRKFIVVHGVRIAGDLGYDEELKNYASQNKNFFYLPMVSRPKESPNWKGIAGRINDNIRGGILEKECGVVWDPKKIEVFMCGNPGMIQGIVDDLSKYGFILDHGAERGTLHKEDYW
- a CDS encoding M48 family metallopeptidase; its protein translation is MAQLKKHAGQIPPLFKPYIDEANYQKTQEYTRAKTHYLWAHRAFDALILWGLLLTGIFAKVDVWLGHYFSGYLHSLVYLFFFAGVFYALGLPFAIYHQFVLEERFGFNKTTAKTFIIDQIKTLGLSLIIGAPLLLLILWLIKTTGTYWWVWGWLAILFVQFLVAALFPVLLAPIFYKFTPLAEGELKQKIIAIAQKIKFKMSGIFTIDGSRRSGHSNAFFAGLGKTRRIVLFDTLVTQLTTDELVAVLAHEMGHNIKKHIRNGLILSSLTSLLGFYVLALLLHHAPFYLSFGISAPSIHIGFLLFGLFYSAVTFPFEPFLNWISRKHEYEADQFSVEVTTDKASMTQSLIKLSKDNLSNLTPHPWYSFFYYSHPTTLERAEAIAFQKSPRSRRK
- a CDS encoding nucleotidyltransferase substrate binding protein gives rise to the protein MESKKKKLLKAKKNLEAALKQYQQNSNELNFLTVVKTYEIVVEYAWRELKLVVEDEGLEAPSPKMAIKQAAKLNYLNKPEVWLLCIDARNNSVHDYFGISEKEYIELAKNLLVLMKEAKVFQT